A window of the Deinococcus gobiensis I-0 genome harbors these coding sequences:
- a CDS encoding tubulin-like doman-containing protein encodes MSTMQATKTLIIGLGSTGTRVCNGILRRLEWEYGSAERAPWVKFLAIETNNNEPTPLRQRGDFFPIGLDARSYSQILEDPQAHRRINLDRWADMATLRKLKDTEGGAGHIRMIGRLTFMTDPNFSRVKLALLSRLSDLRQLNENEAFQARGELPDGSNPELLFGAGGQVRVFVVGTLCGGTGSGLSPDFGYFLRSVPLRQEEKVIGVFTLPHENLTSVVYSAADKLKRNAYHALLELNHYHQAEADALPPILYPDGTSANLQVEPYDLPYLVGPSAPTKQAETELNELVADRIFMNIVNPEADPFSTSVNAPLPDRDHQAHVFCTFGLSVVDFPAPQITEAASKLLLHGALSQWQGLDTGRAQNLAGVLGLDWASLVSALLGRSADEWQGDAVKVAIAETEEAKPDFLKLDRALGELRRQVAPDGGLSEQLRARREQVVETAYLKFQQHAQTALLDRTYGPQVLAAEVSALLEHLQGLHDAARESTAAAQAESGEAWRRVDEGTAQLKAELKRKSFLNPNRAAIESAQAGLRKAIRDFARTQIESGVHASIQTHHTYGIIDLGVAEKLQRLLQRVQGNLRSLDARVTALKNRIYRDYEARSGELPPVNGWVLLEPRTTVQQEYRRALEAGKQSSVEHLDNIEARLHGEIIQTWTDLPTAVVPPLNQTGEGWLSASFDPRGDHLIPPGDYQRLLAAATRPFARQLSQENVVERVMRQSQTTPGTEGKIRAAAEKAAPFLRLNRLKAESGNRSPVMSRQSLLMPPRTDPGDASNFQQVVGSAFSQANTVNLTSPDPTRVLFMEEYFRFPLRGLDQVLGEGGLQAAESNDFPTFHTRRDVQWYGLSRREGQLLADAEEALILGVLLGDVEVRDGLNIPWTVTGFGDRNHRRLPANLAEASRVLARGEQDQDGYSLLGGLPTLQSKIEGHWHRPDMPLEESAQAFVELLQHRLQEFYQRGRAGQIGGWGSQIWAGDQIARYTAKHRQLAEAVGHLFLPAPEIMNALRLRQYQRGAWGGEAPADGLYCPQCGGEIGKDEKEAALNGWRCAIDSTHYYGRGAALQRL; translated from the coding sequence ATGAGCACCATGCAAGCCACCAAGACCCTGATCATCGGCCTGGGCAGTACGGGTACCCGCGTGTGCAACGGCATCCTGCGCCGTCTGGAGTGGGAGTACGGTTCGGCCGAGCGCGCGCCCTGGGTGAAGTTCCTGGCCATCGAAACGAACAACAACGAGCCGACGCCCCTGCGCCAGCGCGGCGACTTCTTTCCGATCGGCCTGGATGCCCGCAGCTACAGCCAGATTCTGGAAGACCCGCAGGCGCACCGCCGCATCAACCTGGACCGCTGGGCCGACATGGCGACGCTACGCAAGCTCAAGGACACCGAGGGGGGGGCGGGTCATATCCGCATGATCGGCCGCCTGACCTTCATGACCGATCCCAACTTCAGCAGGGTGAAGCTGGCGCTACTCTCGCGGCTCTCGGATCTGCGCCAGCTCAACGAGAATGAGGCCTTTCAGGCGCGCGGAGAGCTGCCCGACGGCTCGAATCCCGAGCTGCTGTTCGGCGCGGGGGGTCAGGTCCGGGTCTTCGTGGTGGGTACGCTGTGCGGCGGGACGGGCAGCGGTCTCTCGCCCGACTTCGGCTATTTCTTGCGGTCGGTGCCGCTGCGTCAGGAGGAAAAGGTCATCGGTGTGTTCACGCTGCCACATGAGAACCTGACGTCCGTCGTCTATTCGGCTGCCGACAAGCTCAAGCGCAATGCCTACCACGCCCTGCTGGAACTCAACCACTACCATCAGGCCGAAGCGGATGCGCTGCCGCCCATCCTGTATCCGGATGGAACCTCGGCCAACTTGCAGGTCGAGCCATACGATCTGCCGTATCTGGTCGGGCCGTCCGCGCCCACCAAGCAGGCCGAAACCGAGCTGAACGAACTGGTCGCCGACCGTATCTTCATGAACATCGTCAACCCGGAGGCCGACCCCTTCAGTACGTCGGTGAATGCGCCCCTGCCCGACCGTGACCACCAGGCGCATGTGTTTTGCACCTTCGGGCTGTCGGTGGTGGACTTCCCCGCGCCGCAGATCACCGAGGCGGCGTCCAAGCTGCTGTTGCATGGGGCACTCTCGCAGTGGCAGGGTCTGGACACGGGCCGGGCACAGAACCTCGCGGGGGTGCTGGGGCTGGACTGGGCCTCGCTGGTGTCGGCGCTGCTGGGGCGCTCGGCCGACGAGTGGCAGGGCGACGCGGTCAAGGTGGCCATCGCCGAAACCGAAGAAGCCAAGCCGGATTTCCTCAAGCTCGACCGCGCCCTCGGGGAGCTGCGCCGGCAGGTGGCCCCCGACGGTGGCCTGAGCGAGCAGCTCCGTGCCCGCCGCGAACAGGTGGTCGAGACGGCCTACCTCAAGTTTCAGCAGCATGCCCAGACGGCCCTGCTGGACCGCACCTATGGCCCGCAGGTGCTGGCCGCCGAGGTCTCGGCCCTCCTGGAACACCTTCAGGGCCTGCACGACGCTGCCCGTGAAAGTACGGCCGCCGCGCAGGCCGAATCGGGCGAGGCGTGGCGGCGCGTGGATGAGGGAACCGCACAGCTCAAGGCTGAACTCAAGCGCAAGAGCTTCCTGAATCCCAACCGCGCGGCCATCGAAAGCGCTCAGGCGGGGTTGCGTAAGGCCATCCGCGACTTCGCCCGGACACAGATCGAGTCGGGCGTACATGCCAGCATCCAGACGCATCACACCTACGGAATCATCGATCTGGGCGTGGCCGAAAAACTCCAGCGCCTGCTTCAGCGTGTGCAGGGCAACCTCCGCAGCCTGGACGCCCGCGTGACGGCCCTGAAAAACCGCATCTACCGCGACTACGAGGCCCGTTCGGGCGAGTTGCCGCCGGTCAACGGCTGGGTGCTGCTCGAACCGCGCACCACTGTGCAGCAGGAGTACCGCCGCGCCCTAGAGGCCGGTAAACAGAGCAGCGTTGAACATCTGGACAACATCGAGGCCCGGCTGCACGGCGAGATCATCCAGACCTGGACCGACCTGCCCACGGCCGTGGTCCCGCCCCTGAACCAGACCGGCGAGGGCTGGCTGAGCGCGTCCTTTGATCCACGCGGCGACCACCTCATTCCTCCTGGCGATTACCAGCGCCTGCTCGCGGCGGCGACCCGGCCCTTTGCCCGCCAGTTGTCGCAGGAGAACGTGGTCGAGCGCGTGATGCGTCAGAGCCAGACCACGCCGGGCACCGAGGGCAAGATCCGCGCCGCCGCCGAAAAGGCCGCGCCCTTCCTGCGCCTGAACCGGCTCAAGGCCGAGTCGGGCAACCGCAGCCCGGTCATGAGCCGCCAGTCGCTGCTCATGCCGCCGCGCACCGACCCTGGCGACGCATCGAACTTTCAGCAGGTGGTCGGCAGCGCCTTCTCGCAGGCCAACACGGTCAACCTTACCTCGCCCGACCCGACGCGCGTGCTGTTCATGGAGGAGTACTTCCGCTTTCCGCTGCGGGGCCTCGATCAGGTGCTGGGCGAGGGCGGATTGCAGGCGGCCGAGTCGAACGACTTTCCGACCTTCCATACCCGGCGTGACGTGCAGTGGTACGGCTTGTCGCGCCGCGAGGGCCAGTTGCTCGCCGACGCCGAGGAGGCGCTGATTCTGGGCGTGCTGCTGGGCGACGTGGAGGTGCGCGACGGCCTGAACATCCCCTGGACGGTCACGGGCTTCGGGGACCGCAACCACCGCCGCCTGCCGGCCAATCTGGCCGAGGCCTCGCGGGTGCTGGCGCGCGGCGAGCAGGACCAGGACGGCTACAGCCTGCTGGGCGGCCTGCCCACCTTGCAGTCCAAGATCGAGGGGCACTGGCACAGGCCCGACATGCCCCTCGAGGAGAGTGCGCAGGCCTTTGTCGAACTGCTTCAGCATCGGCTTCAGGAGTTCTACCAGCGGGGCCGCGCTGGACAGATCGGCGGCTGGGGCAGCCAGATCTGGGCAG
- a CDS encoding site-specific integrase, producing MVSYVDLETGQMRRKSLSAKSRSAVLERKRLFERELQQMGGLPSQERTVAMLLDAWLAEKRLRVGVKSDEDYTRVVEKRLKPALGTLPLAKLKLADIERMVSSLVGAGKAGEANRALARLRMALAYAVKHDWTEKNVAEQCSPVPVREQQHQIWQPDEVMRFLRFTEGSRYHVMYAVFLSTGMRSGEVRGLQWEDVNLDAATIQVQRQWLEAARAQDSRFAPPKRGSTRRIHIQEDLISLLRIHRDHLKDRQQEMEEAYAWSDFDLVFPSLRGTPMLATNLLRQFRADARGAGVPEIRLHDMRDTAASTLLASGTPLTLVAEILGHKDTSVTLKKYAHVLDRQRQEHPVGHAMYRPQK from the coding sequence GTGGTCTCCTATGTTGATCTCGAGACCGGGCAGATGCGGCGCAAATCGCTGTCTGCCAAGTCGAGGTCGGCCGTGCTGGAACGCAAGCGGCTGTTCGAACGCGAGTTGCAGCAGATGGGCGGTCTGCCGAGCCAGGAGCGGACAGTCGCCATGCTGTTGGACGCCTGGCTCGCGGAAAAGCGGCTGCGGGTCGGGGTCAAGTCAGATGAGGATTACACGCGCGTGGTCGAAAAACGGCTCAAACCTGCATTGGGGACGCTGCCCCTGGCGAAGCTGAAGTTGGCCGACATTGAGCGCATGGTCAGCAGCCTGGTGGGTGCCGGTAAAGCCGGCGAGGCCAACCGCGCCCTGGCCCGTCTCAGGATGGCTTTGGCGTACGCCGTCAAACACGACTGGACCGAGAAGAACGTGGCAGAGCAGTGCTCGCCGGTGCCGGTCCGCGAGCAGCAACATCAGATCTGGCAGCCTGACGAGGTCATGCGGTTCTTACGTTTCACCGAGGGCAGTCGGTATCACGTGATGTACGCGGTATTTCTATCGACCGGCATGCGCAGTGGGGAAGTTCGGGGGCTGCAATGGGAGGACGTCAATCTGGATGCGGCCACCATCCAGGTGCAGCGGCAGTGGCTGGAGGCGGCCAGGGCGCAGGACAGCCGTTTTGCGCCGCCCAAGCGCGGTAGTACGCGCCGGATCCACATTCAAGAGGATTTGATTTCCCTACTCAGAATCCACCGAGATCATCTGAAAGACAGGCAGCAGGAGATGGAGGAGGCGTACGCATGGTCGGACTTCGATTTGGTCTTCCCGAGCCTGCGCGGCACGCCGATGCTGGCGACCAACCTGTTGCGTCAGTTTAGGGCGGATGCCCGGGGAGCGGGCGTGCCGGAAATCCGTCTTCACGACATGCGCGACACGGCCGCTTCCACGCTGCTGGCCTCAGGTACGCCGCTGACCCTAGTTGCAGAGATCCTGGGGCACAAGGACACGAGTGTGACTCTCAAAAAATATGCGCATGTCCTCGACAGGCAGAGGCAGGAGCATCCGGTCGGTCACGCGATGTATCGTCCGCAGAAGTAA
- a CDS encoding transposase, with translation MQMPNDALAELRGLTFAERPARWQHVPQSVALGIVAANTNRLKRHRSGESARYMFPLLRLDDVPLDAAVQPLDLHHVLLAGLPTPIVTDLWALPADLSTALMIEADDRARAVHARTAAVHERVRSGCPDALLELYPHAELLALQRDRTPTLTRDRERPHRADHVWLTEVTESSGEVVPALRWSIRVPDRHLPAASIDDTIGADVGLRNLVTLADRSQVWHVPRRAQVRSLPSTDPRSAAALLVDAQARRMILEAARPELEAALVRTLSYRRANIEALSYQGMRDHGRVPWAPGAMHLSGAAVWGTWVELLAPVTGTQVRRVNPAGTSTTCPHCGLLCVRPAPYDIVECPTHGAMDADEAGARMIRLV, from the coding sequence ATGCAGATGCCAAATGACGCCTTAGCCGAACTTCGGGGACTGACGTTCGCCGAGCGCCCCGCACGCTGGCAGCACGTCCCGCAGTCGGTCGCCCTCGGTATCGTCGCCGCCAATACGAACAGACTGAAACGTCACCGTTCCGGCGAGTCCGCCCGGTACATGTTTCCGCTGCTGCGCCTCGACGATGTTCCCCTCGACGCGGCCGTGCAGCCCCTGGACCTGCATCACGTACTCCTCGCCGGACTGCCGACGCCCATCGTTACTGACCTGTGGGCACTGCCGGCCGACCTCAGCACCGCGTTGATGATCGAGGCTGACGACCGCGCGCGCGCAGTCCACGCACGCACCGCCGCCGTCCACGAACGTGTGCGGTCCGGTTGCCCCGACGCGCTGCTCGAGTTGTACCCGCACGCCGAACTGCTGGCGCTCCAGCGTGACCGTACGCCGACCTTGACCCGTGACCGGGAGCGCCCTCACCGTGCCGACCACGTGTGGCTGACCGAAGTGACCGAGTCCAGCGGGGAGGTCGTGCCCGCCTTGCGGTGGAGCATCCGCGTACCCGACCGGCACCTGCCGGCCGCGAGCATCGACGACACGATCGGCGCGGACGTGGGGCTGCGCAACCTCGTGACCCTGGCCGACCGGTCGCAGGTCTGGCATGTTCCCCGCCGCGCGCAGGTCCGGTCTTTGCCCTCTACCGACCCCCGCAGCGCAGCGGCCCTTCTCGTGGATGCCCAGGCCCGGCGAATGATCCTGGAGGCTGCCCGACCGGAGCTTGAAGCCGCGTTGGTCCGAACCCTCTCCTACCGCCGCGCGAACATTGAGGCTCTGTCCTACCAGGGCATGCGTGACCACGGCCGGGTCCCCTGGGCGCCCGGCGCCATGCACCTCAGCGGCGCCGCCGTCTGGGGGACGTGGGTCGAACTGCTCGCCCCAGTGACCGGCACGCAGGTGCGCCGGGTGAACCCCGCCGGCACCAGCACCACCTGTCCCCACTGTGGTCTGCTGTGCGTACGCCCGGCTCCTTACGACATCGTCGAGTGCCCCACGCACGGTGCGATGGACGCTGACGAAGCCGGCGCGCGCATGATTCGCTTGGTGTGA
- a CDS encoding type I restriction-modification system subunit M — MDQPQLSWIIGFIWGIADDVLRDLYVRGKYRDVILPMTVLRRLDAVLEPTKQAVLDMKATLDAAGIANQEVALRQAAGQAFYNTSTFTLRDLRNRASQQALKIDFEAYLDGFSPNVQEILDNFEFRNQIPRLSKADALGTLIEKLLDPTVNLGPAPVLDGNGNVKVPGLDNHAMGTVFEELVRRFNEENNEEAGEHWTPRDAVRLMARLIFDPVADEIQSGTYLLYDGACGTGGMLTVAEETLRGLAEAHGKQVSTHLYGQEINAETYAIAKADMLLKGEGEEADNIVGGPQYSTLANDAFPGQEFDFMLSNPPYGKSWKSDLERMGGKDGIQDPRFVITHAGEGDYSLLPRSSDGQMLFMANLLSKMKRDTPLGSRIATVHNGSSLFTGDAGQGESNIRRWIIENDWLEAVVALPLNMFYNTGIATYVWVLTNRKPEHRRGQVQLIDATGWSRPLRKNLGKKNCELGPDDVNRVLSTFLTLEESEQSKVFPNAAFGYWKVTVERPLRLRVALDEERRRRFQQVCTEANELGLMKLVNLAAEKFGEGPHTNYNTFSHHLKLLSEQTDVKLTAKRLKLIRDGLAERDEDADPVVKKIHKPGKIQEDMLHGLYGVKAGVIEFETDPELRDTEQIPLLEEGGIAAFIAREVLPHAQDAWVDPDSIKVGYEISFTRRFYKPQPLRTLAEITADIRALEAETDGLLADIIGVGR; from the coding sequence ATGGATCAACCTCAGCTTTCGTGGATCATCGGCTTCATCTGGGGCATCGCAGACGACGTCTTGCGAGACCTTTACGTCCGCGGCAAGTACCGCGACGTCATCCTGCCCATGACGGTATTGCGGCGTCTGGACGCCGTTCTGGAACCCACCAAGCAGGCCGTTCTCGACATGAAGGCGACCCTGGATGCGGCCGGTATCGCCAATCAAGAGGTCGCGCTGCGTCAGGCAGCTGGGCAGGCGTTCTACAACACGTCCACTTTCACCCTGCGGGATCTCCGCAACCGGGCCAGTCAACAAGCCCTCAAAATCGACTTCGAAGCTTATCTGGACGGCTTTTCTCCAAACGTCCAAGAGATCCTTGACAACTTCGAGTTTCGTAACCAGATCCCCCGGCTGTCCAAGGCGGACGCCCTGGGCACCCTGATCGAGAAACTGCTCGACCCGACTGTCAACCTGGGGCCCGCCCCCGTGTTGGACGGCAACGGCAATGTGAAGGTGCCTGGCCTGGACAACCATGCCATGGGCACCGTGTTCGAGGAACTGGTGAGGCGCTTCAACGAGGAAAACAACGAGGAGGCGGGCGAGCACTGGACGCCGCGGGACGCGGTGCGCCTGATGGCCCGGCTGATCTTCGATCCCGTCGCCGATGAGATCCAGAGCGGTACGTATCTGCTCTATGACGGTGCCTGCGGAACAGGAGGAATGCTCACCGTCGCCGAGGAGACGCTGCGGGGCCTGGCCGAAGCGCACGGGAAACAGGTCAGCACCCACCTGTACGGCCAGGAGATCAACGCGGAGACCTACGCCATCGCCAAGGCCGACATGCTCCTCAAGGGCGAGGGCGAAGAAGCCGACAACATCGTGGGTGGGCCGCAATACTCCACACTCGCCAACGACGCCTTCCCCGGCCAGGAGTTCGACTTCATGTTGAGCAACCCGCCTTACGGCAAAAGTTGGAAGAGCGATCTGGAGCGCATGGGCGGCAAAGACGGCATCCAAGACCCCCGCTTCGTCATCACGCACGCGGGAGAAGGCGACTATTCGTTGCTCCCGCGCTCCAGCGACGGACAGATGCTCTTTATGGCGAATCTGCTCAGCAAGATGAAACGGGACACGCCCCTGGGCAGCCGTATCGCCACCGTCCACAACGGGAGCAGCCTGTTCACCGGAGACGCCGGACAGGGCGAGAGCAATATTCGCCGGTGGATCATCGAGAACGACTGGCTCGAAGCCGTCGTCGCCCTGCCCCTCAACATGTTCTACAACACGGGCATCGCCACCTACGTTTGGGTACTGACCAACCGCAAACCCGAGCATCGCCGGGGTCAGGTGCAGCTCATCGATGCTACGGGCTGGTCCAGGCCTTTGCGAAAGAACCTCGGGAAGAAGAACTGTGAACTCGGGCCGGACGACGTGAACCGCGTCTTGAGCACCTTCCTGACTCTGGAGGAGAGCGAACAGTCGAAGGTATTTCCCAACGCAGCTTTCGGCTACTGGAAGGTCACGGTCGAACGCCCCCTGCGTCTGCGCGTCGCTCTGGATGAGGAACGTCGGCGCCGGTTCCAGCAGGTCTGTACCGAAGCCAACGAGCTCGGCTTGATGAAGCTCGTCAATCTCGCTGCCGAGAAGTTTGGGGAAGGCCCCCACACCAATTACAACACCTTCAGCCACCATCTCAAGCTGCTCAGCGAGCAGACCGATGTCAAGCTCACCGCCAAGCGCCTCAAGCTCATCCGTGACGGCCTGGCCGAGCGGGACGAAGATGCCGACCCGGTCGTCAAGAAGATCCACAAGCCTGGCAAGATTCAGGAGGACATGCTCCACGGCCTGTATGGCGTCAAGGCAGGGGTTATCGAGTTCGAGACCGACCCGGAACTCCGCGACACCGAGCAGATCCCGCTACTCGAGGAAGGCGGCATTGCCGCGTTCATCGCACGCGAGGTCCTGCCGCATGCCCAGGACGCCTGGGTCGACCCCGACAGCATCAAGGTTGGCTACGAAATCAGCTTCACCCGCCGCTTCTATAAGCCCCAGCCTCTGCGGACCCTCGCTGAGATCACCGCCGACATCCGCGCCCTGGAAGCCGAGACGGATGGCCTGCTCGCCGACATCATCGGGGTCGGGCGGTGA
- a CDS encoding DUF6508 domain-containing protein, whose amino-acid sequence MSVPDLSPSALRAVAAYLPLMTAPGFRFTDGTPPFEQTSPGHFEMHGYTYDPQVGCLLDTLLTLNWVHSFDWPEWMQTPEAQSLKDDPQVLAQATPEQLARLMTIFARQERFSDGAMLGFWDSGLLLGILRRASELAQEQRKDF is encoded by the coding sequence GTGAGCGTCCCCGACCTTTCGCCCAGTGCCCTGCGGGCCGTGGCGGCCTACCTGCCGCTGATGACGGCCCCCGGCTTCCGGTTCACCGACGGCACGCCGCCTTTCGAGCAAACCTCGCCCGGCCATTTCGAGATGCACGGCTATACCTACGATCCCCAGGTGGGCTGCCTGCTCGACACCCTGCTCACCCTGAACTGGGTTCACTCCTTCGACTGGCCAGAGTGGATGCAAACCCCCGAAGCCCAGTCCCTAAAAGACGACCCACAGGTACTTGCACAGGCCACGCCCGAACAGCTCGCCCGGCTCATGACCATCTTCGCCCGGCAGGAACGCTTCAGCGACGGGGCCATGCTGGGCTTCTGGGACAGTGGCCTGCTGCTGGGCATCCTGCGGCGTGCGAGCGAACTGGCACAAGAACAAAGGAAGGATTTCTGA
- a CDS encoding GmrSD restriction endonuclease domain-containing protein: MAAPLYTVTPQPIETILTWIKSGEIAIPEIQRPFVWEGSQVRNLLDSLYRGYPVGYLIAWKNPDVRLKDGRTSEGKRILIDGQQRVTALMASLLAHEVINKDYKQARIRIAFHPVLEKFEVSNSAIQKDPAWIQDVAAVFEAGARTSKLRRDYLSANADVDGDTVEDNLEKLKAITTNQVGIIDLASTLDIETVTEIFIRVNSAGVSLSQADFVMSKIAANETYGGNTLRKAIDYFCHLAQHPGFLSTIAKDEAFTGSEFYPKLKWMGGTADDIYEPSYVDMLRVAFTSEFGRGRLQDLVALLSGRNFETKQYEDSIAEQSFASLRRGIHNFINQTHFERFTMIIRSAGFISADLISSQNAINFAYILYLHGRGKGLAPDALERAVRRWYALSILTGRYSGSPESNFDRDIRQVMERGLSAYVDEIAAATLTDSFWSTLLPQQMDTSSANSPYFLAFQAAQVKANDRGFLSHAITVPDLLLNRTDVHHTYPADFLKKRGLSRGRYNQIANFVLAQSEINIAIGNKDPQVYFGQLREQVSGSSLIYGGITDRAELEANLAAHCIPASMLDDPTLHYDAFLEQRRRLMARKLQTWFGGL; the protein is encoded by the coding sequence ATGGCCGCCCCCCTCTACACCGTCACCCCACAGCCCATCGAGACCATCCTGACGTGGATCAAGTCCGGCGAGATCGCCATTCCCGAGATCCAGCGGCCCTTCGTATGGGAGGGCAGCCAGGTCCGTAACCTGCTCGACTCGCTCTACCGGGGCTACCCGGTAGGCTACCTGATCGCCTGGAAAAACCCGGATGTGCGGCTCAAAGACGGCAGAACGTCCGAGGGCAAGCGCATCCTGATCGACGGGCAGCAGCGCGTCACGGCGCTCATGGCCTCGCTCCTGGCGCACGAGGTCATCAACAAGGACTACAAGCAAGCCCGCATCCGCATCGCCTTCCACCCTGTTTTGGAGAAGTTCGAGGTGAGCAACTCGGCCATCCAGAAAGACCCGGCGTGGATTCAGGATGTAGCCGCCGTGTTCGAGGCGGGGGCCAGAACCTCCAAACTACGCCGCGACTACCTGAGTGCCAACGCCGACGTGGACGGCGACACGGTGGAAGACAACCTGGAGAAGCTCAAGGCCATCACGACCAACCAGGTGGGCATCATCGACCTCGCAAGCACGCTGGACATCGAGACGGTTACGGAGATCTTCATCCGCGTGAACTCTGCGGGCGTGTCTCTCTCGCAGGCAGACTTCGTAATGTCGAAGATCGCCGCGAACGAGACCTACGGCGGCAACACGCTGCGCAAGGCCATCGACTACTTCTGTCACCTCGCGCAGCACCCCGGCTTCCTGAGCACCATCGCCAAAGACGAGGCCTTCACGGGGTCGGAGTTCTACCCGAAGCTCAAGTGGATGGGCGGCACCGCCGACGACATCTACGAACCAAGTTATGTGGACATGCTGCGCGTCGCCTTCACGAGCGAGTTCGGGCGCGGGCGGCTGCAAGACCTCGTGGCGCTGCTGTCGGGGCGCAACTTCGAAACGAAGCAGTACGAGGACAGCATCGCCGAGCAGTCCTTCGCCAGCCTGCGCCGGGGCATCCACAACTTCATCAACCAGACTCACTTCGAGCGCTTCACCATGATCATCCGCTCGGCGGGCTTCATCAGCGCCGACCTGATCAGCAGCCAGAACGCCATCAACTTCGCGTACATCCTGTACCTGCATGGGCGTGGCAAGGGCCTGGCCCCAGACGCCCTGGAACGCGCCGTGCGCCGTTGGTATGCCCTGAGCATCCTGACGGGGCGGTACTCGGGCAGCCCCGAGAGCAACTTCGACCGCGACATCCGGCAGGTCATGGAACGCGGCCTGAGCGCCTACGTGGACGAGATCGCCGCCGCCACCCTGACCGACAGCTTCTGGAGCACCCTGTTGCCGCAGCAGATGGACACCTCCAGCGCCAACAGCCCGTACTTCCTGGCGTTCCAGGCCGCACAGGTCAAGGCGAACGACCGGGGCTTCCTGTCGCACGCGATCACTGTGCCTGACCTGCTCCTGAACCGCACCGACGTTCACCACACGTACCCTGCCGACTTCCTGAAGAAGCGTGGGCTGAGCCGAGGGCGGTACAACCAGATCGCCAACTTCGTCCTCGCGCAGAGCGAAATCAACATCGCCATCGGCAACAAAGACCCGCAGGTGTACTTCGGGCAATTGCGCGAACAGGTCAGTGGCAGCTCCCTGATCTACGGTGGCATCACCGACCGCGCCGAGCTGGAGGCCAACCTCGCGGCCCACTGCATTCCCGCCTCCATGCTGGACGATCCCACACTGCACTACGACGCCTTTCTGGAGCAGCGCCGCCGCCTGATGGCCCGTAAACTCCAGACGTGGTTCGGGGGCCTGTGA
- a CDS encoding restriction endonuclease subunit S — protein sequence MLHDLRPYPAMKDSGVPWLGLVPEHWDVRRLKYLLREQDARSVNGNEQLLRVSQYTGVTERRRADGGDEPDTRAASLVGYKKVAPQELVVNIMLAWNGSMGVSQFAGITSPAYCVYDFRQEANPWYFHHLLRSPTYKARIRAVSTGVVESRLRLYTDDLYRLEALLPPLPEQAAIVRFLDHADRRIRKAIAAKQRLIRLLQEQKQVIIHQAVTRGLDPNVKLKPSGVEWLGDVPEGWSILKIGYFAKVGNGSTPSRGNALYWTDGSYPWLNSSIVNHGKVTVANQFITHQALQECHLPIVPPGSVLVAITGQGKTRGKAATLDIEATINQHIAYITPRPNSGVTAEYLQSFLSAAYGELRRLSDDSGSTKGALTCDALKNFKIAVPPVLEQTQLLQHIREASASADFAITHAQREISLLREYRTRLIADVVTGKLNVRAAAARLPEQEPDAMPEELEGGEAGDSELEADEREAELVEA from the coding sequence ATGCTTCACGACCTGCGCCCCTACCCCGCCATGAAGGACAGCGGCGTCCCCTGGCTGGGGCTAGTGCCTGAGCATTGGGATGTGCGCCGACTCAAGTACCTGCTCAGGGAGCAGGATGCCCGCTCGGTCAATGGAAACGAGCAGCTTCTACGGGTTTCCCAGTACACCGGAGTAACAGAGCGCCGACGTGCTGACGGAGGCGATGAGCCGGACACCAGGGCGGCCTCTCTCGTGGGCTACAAGAAAGTTGCTCCACAGGAACTCGTCGTCAACATCATGCTGGCCTGGAATGGCAGCATGGGCGTATCACAGTTCGCAGGAATCACCAGCCCCGCTTACTGCGTGTACGACTTTCGGCAAGAGGCAAACCCATGGTACTTCCACCATCTGCTGCGTTCTCCAACGTATAAAGCCCGAATCAGAGCAGTCTCGACGGGCGTTGTCGAGAGTCGTTTACGGCTATACACCGATGATTTGTACCGACTGGAGGCACTTCTCCCCCCGCTCCCCGAACAAGCTGCCATCGTCCGCTTCCTCGATCACGCTGACCGCCGGATTCGCAAGGCCATTGCCGCCAAGCAGCGGCTGATCCGACTGTTGCAGGAGCAGAAGCAGGTCATCATCCACCAGGCGGTCACGCGGGGCTTAGACCCCAACGTGAAGCTGAAGCCAAGCGGCGTGGAGTGGTTGGGGGATGTGCCGGAGGGGTGGAGCATTCTCAAGATTGGCTACTTTGCGAAGGTAGGTAATGGTTCCACACCTTCTAGAGGTAACGCCCTATATTGGACGGATGGCTCTTATCCTTGGTTAAATAGCAGTATCGTAAATCACGGCAAGGTCACCGTAGCTAATCAGTTTATAACCCATCAGGCTTTACAAGAGTGTCACTTACCAATTGTGCCTCCAGGTAGCGTCCTTGTCGCCATCACAGGCCAGGGCAAGACGCGAGGGAAAGCAGCAACACTAGATATTGAGGCAACCATCAATCAGCACATCGCATATATCACACCCAGACCTAATTCTGGCGTGACAGCCGAATATCTTCAATCTTTCCTCAGTGCAGCATATGGCGAACTACGACGCCTAAGTGATGACTCTGGCAGTACGAAGGGGGCATTGACTTGTGATGCTCTAAAGAACTTCAAGATAGCAGTCCCTCCAGTACTTGAGCAGACCCAGTTACTTCAGCACATTCGTGAGGCGTCTGCGTCGGCTGACTTTGCCATCACCCATGCCCAGCGAGAAATCTCTCTCCTCCGCGAGTACCGCACCCGCCTCATTGCCGATGTGGTCACGGGCAAGCTCAACGTGCGGGCGGCAGCGGCGCGGCTGCCGGAGCAGGAGCCGGACGCGATGCCGGAGGAACTGGAAGGCGGGGAGGCTGGAGACAGCGAATTGGAAGCCGACGAGCGTGAGGCGGAGTTGGTGGAAGCGTGA